A single genomic interval of Streptococcus suis harbors:
- a CDS encoding YozE family protein produces the protein MRRSFYSWLMTQRNPKSNEPVAILADYAFDESDFPKQSDNFDEVSRFLEESASFAFSMSDFDAIWEDYLGH, from the coding sequence GTGAGAAGAAGTTTTTATTCTTGGTTGATGACCCAACGCAACCCGAAAAGTAATGAACCAGTAGCTATCTTGGCAGATTATGCCTTTGATGAGTCTGATTTTCCTAAGCAATCAGATAATTTTGATGAAGTCAGTCGTTTTTTGGAGGAATCGGCCAGCTTTGCCTTTTCCATGTCTGATTTTGATGCGATTTGGGAAGATTATTTGGGACATTGA
- a CDS encoding DUF1801 domain-containing protein, translating to MLIEVETIEEYMAALPENRKEAVERLHQVIVEQLPAGFEVGILGGMINYYVPLAAYPDGYHCTPGEPLPFLALASQKAHIALYHMGIYMDQELNDWFVAAYQAQVPSKLDMGKSCVRMKNPKNIPYELIGELVSKMSMERYIELYEKNHRK from the coding sequence ATGCTGATTGAAGTGGAAACGATTGAAGAATATATGGCTGCCTTGCCTGAAAATCGGAAGGAAGCGGTTGAACGGCTCCATCAAGTGATTGTGGAACAGTTACCAGCTGGTTTTGAAGTAGGAATCTTGGGAGGTATGATTAACTATTATGTGCCGCTTGCTGCCTACCCTGATGGTTATCATTGCACACCGGGAGAGCCCCTGCCTTTCCTTGCCTTGGCATCACAAAAGGCACACATCGCCCTCTACCACATGGGAATTTATATGGACCAAGAATTAAATGATTGGTTCGTTGCTGCTTATCAAGCACAGGTGCCTAGCAAACTGGATATGGGCAAGTCCTGTGTTCGTATGAAAAATCCCAAGAATATTCCTTATGAATTGATTGGGGAATTGGTTAGTAAGATGTCTATGGAGCGCTATATAGAGCTCTACGAAAAAAATCATAGAAAGTAG
- a CDS encoding 2-dehydropantoate 2-reductase yields the protein MLVYIAGSGAMGCRFGYQLSKTNHEVILLDNWEEHIEVIRENGLKVTGDVEETVHLPIMKPAEAMREADFIILLTKADQLPKMLRDIKPIIGPTTKVLSLLNGLGHATTMRRYVPDESIMVGVTMWLAGLKGPGHAHLEGPGSISVQHILGDEQSVADIIEMLNEAGLNVTYDNHVVSAIWQKACVNGVMNPTCTILDCTIGELFGTEAGLNLVQGIFKEFIAVAKSEADGIDEEAIWKYVIDASKKASNHYPSMHQDLVQHGRKTEIDYLNGAVVFKGKRAGIPTPYCQMITDMIHAKESMLGLR from the coding sequence ATGCTAGTATATATTGCTGGTAGTGGGGCAATGGGGTGTCGTTTTGGTTATCAATTGTCTAAGACAAATCATGAAGTGATTTTGCTGGATAATTGGGAAGAGCATATCGAGGTAATTCGAGAAAACGGCTTGAAAGTGACTGGAGATGTAGAGGAAACTGTACATTTACCCATCATGAAACCGGCCGAAGCAATGAGAGAAGCAGATTTTATCATTCTATTGACAAAGGCTGATCAGTTGCCAAAGATGTTGCGGGATATTAAACCGATTATCGGTCCAACTACCAAGGTTTTGAGTCTCTTGAATGGTTTGGGGCATGCGACGACCATGCGTCGGTACGTGCCAGATGAAAGTATTATGGTTGGGGTGACCATGTGGTTGGCGGGACTAAAGGGTCCTGGACATGCTCACTTAGAAGGTCCGGGTTCTATCTCCGTTCAGCATATTCTTGGTGATGAGCAATCAGTTGCGGATATTATTGAAATGCTGAATGAAGCTGGACTAAATGTGACCTATGACAATCATGTTGTCAGTGCCATTTGGCAGAAAGCCTGTGTCAATGGTGTGATGAATCCAACTTGTACCATTTTAGACTGTACAATTGGTGAATTATTTGGTACGGAGGCTGGACTGAATCTAGTACAGGGGATTTTCAAGGAATTTATCGCCGTTGCCAAGTCTGAGGCAGATGGAATTGACGAAGAAGCTATTTGGAAATATGTTATTGATGCCTCGAAGAAGGCTTCCAATCACTATCCATCTATGCACCAGGATTTGGTCCAACATGGTCGAAAGACAGAAATTGATTATCTGAATGGAGCAGTTGTATTCAAAGGCAAACGTGCAGGTATTCCAACACCATACTGTCAGATGATAACAGATATGATTCATGCCAAGGAAAGTATGCTGGGGTTGAGATAG
- the cvfB gene encoding RNA-binding virulence regulatory protein CvfB has product MNDLLARYIVGLVTDENDQFYFVQKEGRTFALSKDEGEHSLGQSVKGFAYTDMKQKLRLTTKEVGASRTGFGWGTVTEVRKDLGVFVDTGLPDKQVVVSLDILPEIKELWPKKGDQLYVKLDVDKKDRIWALPAFQEDFQKMAGPAYDNMQNQNLRAIVYRLKMNGTFVYLPDNNMLGFIHPSERFAEPRLGQVLEARVIGYRAVDRTLNLSLKPRSFEMLENDAQMILTYLESNGGFMTLNDKSAPEDIKATFGISKGQFKKALGGLMKAGKIKQDSFGTELV; this is encoded by the coding sequence ATGAATGATTTATTAGCACGGTATATCGTTGGTTTAGTGACTGACGAAAACGATCAGTTTTACTTTGTCCAAAAAGAGGGTAGAACCTTTGCTCTTTCTAAGGATGAAGGAGAACATAGTCTAGGTCAATCTGTTAAGGGATTTGCCTATACGGATATGAAACAAAAACTCCGTTTGACAACTAAGGAAGTTGGAGCGAGTCGTACCGGCTTTGGTTGGGGAACTGTCACAGAGGTACGTAAGGATTTGGGTGTCTTTGTGGATACAGGTCTGCCAGACAAGCAAGTGGTTGTTTCCTTGGACATTTTGCCTGAAATCAAGGAACTCTGGCCGAAGAAAGGGGATCAGTTGTACGTCAAATTAGACGTCGATAAGAAGGATCGCATTTGGGCTCTGCCAGCTTTTCAGGAAGATTTTCAGAAAATGGCTGGACCTGCTTATGACAATATGCAAAACCAAAATCTGCGAGCGATTGTCTATCGTTTGAAAATGAATGGTACTTTTGTTTATTTGCCAGACAACAACATGCTTGGTTTTATCCATCCGAGCGAACGCTTCGCGGAACCACGTTTGGGTCAGGTTTTGGAGGCGCGTGTCATCGGCTACCGTGCAGTTGATCGGACCTTGAACTTGTCTCTCAAGCCACGTTCATTTGAGATGCTGGAAAATGATGCCCAGATGATATTGACTTATCTGGAAAGCAATGGAGGTTTCATGACCTTGAACGATAAGTCTGCTCCGGAAGACATCAAGGCCACCTTTGGTATTTCCAAAGGGCAATTCAAAAAAGCTCTTGGTGGTTTGATGAAGGCTGGAAAAATTAAACAGGATTCTTTTGGAACAGAGTTGGTTTAG
- the frr gene encoding ribosome recycling factor — MSKEIIAKAQERMNQSHQSLAREFSHIRAGRANASLLDRISVEYYGSPTPLNQLAGITVPEARVLLITPFDKSILKDIERALNSSDLGLTPQSDGTVIRLVIPALTEETRKNLAKDVKKVGENSKVAIRNIRRDAMDEAKKAEKAKEITEDELKTLEKDIQKVTDDAIKTIDKMTADKEKELLEV; from the coding sequence ATGTCTAAAGAAATTATTGCTAAAGCGCAAGAGCGCATGAACCAATCTCATCAGAGTTTGGCACGTGAATTCAGCCACATTCGTGCTGGCCGTGCCAATGCTAGTTTGTTGGACCGTATTTCAGTTGAGTACTACGGTTCTCCAACGCCATTGAACCAGTTGGCTGGTATTACAGTGCCAGAAGCGCGTGTTCTATTGATTACTCCGTTTGATAAGTCAATCTTGAAGGATATTGAGCGTGCTTTGAACTCTTCAGATCTTGGTTTGACACCGCAATCTGACGGTACTGTTATCCGTTTGGTTATTCCTGCCCTTACAGAGGAAACTCGTAAGAACTTGGCGAAGGATGTGAAAAAAGTCGGTGAAAATTCAAAAGTTGCCATCCGTAATATCCGTCGTGATGCCATGGATGAAGCTAAAAAAGCTGAAAAAGCAAAAGAAATCACAGAAGACGAGTTGAAGACGCTTGAAAAAGATATTCAAAAAGTAACAGATGATGCTATCAAGACAATTGATAAAATGACTGCCGACAAAGAAAAAGAATTGTTGGAAGTTTAA
- the pyrH gene encoding UMP kinase — protein sequence MMKPKYERILIKLSGEALAGERGVGIDLKTVQEMAKEIQEVAESGIQIALVIGGGNLWRGEPAAEAGMDRVQADYTGMLGTVMNALVMADSLKQLGVDTRVQTAIAMQSVAEPYIRGRALRHLEKGRIVIFGAGIGSPYFSTDTTAALRAAEIEADAILMAKNGVDGVYNADPKKDANAVKFNELTHREVISRGLKIMDATASTLSMDNDIDLVVFNMNEPGNIKRVVFGEPIGTTVSNSSEEK from the coding sequence ATGATGAAACCTAAATACGAACGTATTCTAATCAAACTATCTGGTGAGGCCTTGGCTGGTGAACGTGGTGTCGGTATTGACCTTAAAACTGTTCAGGAAATGGCAAAGGAAATTCAGGAAGTCGCAGAATCAGGTATTCAGATTGCCCTTGTTATTGGTGGTGGTAACCTTTGGCGTGGAGAACCTGCTGCTGAAGCGGGTATGGATCGAGTTCAAGCAGACTATACAGGCATGTTGGGGACTGTTATGAATGCTCTTGTAATGGCTGATTCCCTTAAACAGCTTGGTGTGGATACACGTGTGCAGACAGCGATTGCGATGCAGTCAGTTGCAGAGCCTTATATTCGTGGTCGTGCTCTTCGTCATCTTGAAAAAGGTCGCATTGTTATTTTTGGAGCTGGTATTGGTTCTCCGTACTTCTCAACAGATACGACAGCGGCTCTTCGTGCTGCAGAAATTGAAGCGGATGCGATTTTGATGGCTAAAAATGGTGTGGATGGCGTCTACAATGCTGATCCGAAGAAAGATGCTAATGCAGTTAAATTCAATGAATTGACCCACCGTGAAGTGATTAGTCGTGGTTTGAAAATCATGGATGCGACAGCATCAACTCTCTCAATGGACAATGATATTGATTTGGTCGTGTTCAATATGAATGAACCAGGAAATATTAAACGAGTTGTCTTCGGTGAGCCAATCGGTACTACCGTTTCAAATTCTTCAGAAGAAAAATAA